Part of the Nicotiana sylvestris chromosome 2, ASM39365v2, whole genome shotgun sequence genome, ACCCgataaattttacaaaaatcaaaTACTCactccgatacgagttcaaccatacaaaatttattaaattccgataccatttggtccctcaaatcacgatttttcattttagaaattttctttcaaaaccaacattttcctcaactcaaaacacaaattaaatgatgaaaatgaagataAATTATGGAATATGTTAGATTTTAGGTAAAGAACACTTACTCAATTGATTTGTGTGAAAAACCctcaaagaatcgctcaaaaccgagctccacaagtCAAGATATGAATAAAATGGTCTAACCTCGATTTTGGAATATATTCTGTCTGCCTAGGCATTTGTGCATCACGAACATGGAGGGAggatcgcgttcgtgaagaagaaaaatgaaggttGCCCAGGTTGCTCATCGCAAACGCGATAATGAGCTCGCAAACGCGGAGAAAAAGAGCAagaacctacgcgaacgcgtagggaaggacgcgaacacgaagaaggaaaATGCAGGGCTTCGCTAccacgaatgcgaagaaggatttcGAGATGGTCAGCAACAAAGCATCGCGAACGTGAAAGGctgttcgcgatcgcgaaggaggaTAGCAGAATAAAAAAATTGCAGTtccaaaaatggaaaaaatgaccCGTAGCCCACTCGGAACACACCCTAGaccccccgggaccccgtctaaacacacaaacaagtcatataacctaacacagactcgctcgaggtctcaaatctcatcaaacaatgccaaaactacgaatcacaccatgattcgaacttaggaactttcaaatcttccaactttcaAAACTCGCACTGAAACCTATCGAATCAACCcgaaatgacgccaaattttgcggacaagtccaaaatgacataacggagctgctccaactctcggaatcgcattccgaccctgataacacaaaagtcaactatgggtcaaacttctccattttccaaacttcaacttttccaactttcacagaaatgcctcaatttaccctacggacctccaaatctgaatccaGGCGCACGCCTAAGACCCAAATCACAATACGAAGCTGTTAAAATCACCCAAAACCCATTTCggagccgtttactcaaaagtccaattccaaTCGAATTCTCAGGGTTTAAGTTTCCAAAATTagaatccttcttccaattcgactctGAATCCCCcggtaactgaattcaaccatgcacgcaagtcgatataCATAATATGAAGTTGTTCAAGACCTTACGCCGCTGAACgaagcttaaattctcaaaacgactgaTCGAGTCATTATAGAGAGATATGCTCAGTTAAACAATGAAACTAAATTCTAGATACTATGTTAGTATATTTAGGAAGGCATAAAAATAGTTTTTCATTTAGGAAATAAAAATTCTAAATGGCATACATGATTAATGGTTAGACGACTGCAATAATTTCAAAGGACATTTTTATCAAATGAATCTAATTAACTCGGTACATGCTTAAACATATTGTTTTTCTCTTGAATGTCATTTAGAATAGCTAGATATAAAAGTAAATACTCTTTCGGTCAGTACTTCCATTGTCAAATTTTACTAAGTTAGGTTAGGTAATGGCTTTTAATGAAAGTCTTTATCTTGCGTTTGGGAAATTTAAGAACTATTAATAAAGTTATTGATATAAGTAATTTGTTTTATTCCGCTCATCATTTTTACTATTCAACATCATTAAATCATATGCTTGAttacctttttttattttaaaactgcAATTTAGTTATTATATAGGCAAGTTCATAACATAGATattagaaaaatgagaaaaaaacgatattaagaaaaatttagaagaaatataAAAATTGATAATATAGAGGTTAATAAGcatttaaaaaattaattagaaaGTGAGGGGGAGAATGATAATTGTTCAaatgttgggggggggggggaattgatTTTTAAAGCAGAGTTAGTAAGATGTAAATGATTTTCACCCAGAAAgaaaagaagacttttgaaatttataaAATAACCTTAAGCTATTTTTGTGGTTACAAATCATCTCATTAAGAGTAAAAAAGAAATTTtataattaaattattttaaatataaaaatgcaTCTTTTTAGGGCTATATTGGACTGCATCAAAGATTAAACTCTCTTAAATTGAGAATTGCATTAAATTATTTTGAAGGGAAATAACTTTTTCCTCAGGATTTAGTTCAAATACTTTTGTAGAACCTAAAGTGTCTTTTTTGACTCACCCTTAGCTCCATATTCATCGCCAACAAAGGCTGATTTCCACCTTTTGCATTTGGTATTTCAATTGGGTTAGTAGCAACCATGAGTAGATTCAGAAATTCGTTTACCTTCATATGATATTTGCACCAGATTAATATTGTTGCTTAATTCCAAGTGTAAAGTTAATTTGTTTTGGAAAAAGATCTGCagtttgacaaaaaaaaaaaagaatataacgTCTTTACTCTTAAAAGCTATCTTCATTTCTTAATATCTATTTATAAGACACAACATAGAGAGGCAAATAGTAGTAGAAGAGAATTGAACAAACTATAACACATTACGTCTAATCTGGGTTAATATGAAAAGGAGTTCAATAAATATTTACAGAAGAAAGTTGGTTACACTTAATTATTAGAAAATGCTTTTGTCAGTTCTAATTCATTTATCAGACCATGCTGCTAACtccataaccctactcataaaattactaaaaggaaaaacaagtgAATTCTTAAAAGAACCACCAAAGATGCTACCATTTGTTTAACAACAATAATGGCCGCAAGGCTGAGAATATTTTTTGCAATGCATATAATAGATCACTTGCAACAATAGATAGAAAAACATATTTTGGGTAAATTTTTAAAGGTGTACATTGACTAATTTGTCTATTACAAGAAAAGTGGACAAATATACGAGCAGACAACGTTTTAATATAATGCATGGTACAAGTCTTAGAGCATAAATTTTGAAAAGTAAATAACATAGAGAACTTTCAATCTAAACTAAAAATGTTCGTTTCATGCTATTTGGTGAATATAGCCAATTATGTCGACCTTTTAAAAtgctaagattttttttttgaatagtaTCAATATAGTGTTACACTATCGtcaaagaaaaaataattaaaccaaGATATACATTTATACATTACTGCTCACATAACTGTTGGATCCGGGCTTAGCCCGGGCATAACCGCACTAGTTAAAAGTAGATGAGGTACTTGTTGCACTGTCAAACTGTAACATtgaactttttctatttttttaaaactttttttccGAAAAAAATCTAGTACTTTTTAATCACCCGGCACTCGCGTTCCTCCTCTTTACCTTGTCACAAACGATGTTTTTGCCTCTTTCTCTTCCTGTATCTCTCTGTTTTCAATTCAATGATCCATTTACTTTCAATTCTTCGCTATAGGTAATCCCTTATCTTCTTTTTGGGCCTTAAATTTCTCTGATCTCTCGCTCTCGCAACACTGCGCTTTGGTTTCTCTTTCTAGTGTTTTAAGCAATGGCGGCTCCATAAAATTAGTGGCCTAAAACGAAATTTAATAAGAgactttatatttttttattagtaTAAATACACACACATGCAGAAAAAAGATAGTGTTGCCATTTTTTCATACTTGTTATTTATAGTATAACATGCTTAAATGATAAAACATTTAACCTCACATAGTAGTATTATCATTTATATTAGTAAGAGGTAATTTAAATAAATTGGATGTAAGACATGTTTTTTCAATATGTTACATTTGATATTGTTGTAAAAAATATAGTTACTAATATGAAGATCTAAGTAATTTAATTCAAAgttctaaaatatttttaatattaaagAGCAGAtagtctttctttctttatttctttcttttgtccAAGGATTGTTTTTTGTAAACTTTAATATTGTCTTACTtgaaataaaatcataaaatccATTATTAAAAAATTTTGGGGACTTAAATTAAAGCTTTACTAGTTTCCTAATCGAGCCACATGTCCACCTCTCTGCTATTCTCAATCAAATTTTACAGAGTCTCAATTAAGATAAGACAACAATCAGTGGATGTGTTATTTGGTTACCAAATGTGAATGAAGTTGGTTGAATAACACGTTCATTTGCATTGCAGTGGTCTATAAATAATTGTTGATCATTAATGAGGGCGGCTTACGGAACTGGTGGCTTAAACCTAAAATGTATTAAAAGACCCTGAAATTTCTTTCATAAAATTCATATAATATTGAGACAAAAAAAGTGGTGAGAGAACAACGTATAATATGGGGATTAGGCATAAGTCATATGGTATTGAACTCCCTATAAAAAAATATAGCATTAAATGATTTGGTAAAAGGATTGAGCCTATTATTGATCGTGTTTTGAACCTTATGATACTTGTCTCTGGATTTCTAAGTTAACAAAAATTAGACACAAAAGAACTTGCTTACTGATATGTGGATCAATCAAatatgaaaaaaagaaatagctaATTTAGAGAATTTGATTTTAAAATTAGaaagtaaaataataaaaaatatgaaaaaacaaagaaggaaagaaaaatagaatTGATGAGAAGATCAATACTATTATTTAATTTAGTGAGATAAATTTTTTATCCTATTAACTCATTCAATCCTACCAAATGTTAAATAAATATTAGAATTTAAAATATCTTATCAATAATTGTATAAATATAAATTACATATATTATATAATGATATagtagtactttatatttttgggGCCTTAAATTTGGGGGCCTAAGTAAGAGCTTCACTTGCCTTACCGTAGAGCTGCCCTTGGTTCTGTTTTACGATTCTAAAAGTCTAAAAGAAGCCTCTTTCCAATTCAACTCAATTCATTGTAATAGTTGTTAGTTGTTAATCATTAGCTGTTGGCTGTTAGTTAGTTACAATTCACGTGACTAGCACGCGCGCAGGAATAAGCAACTGTTGGGATCCAAAAGTTAGTTATAACTAACTTTCCTACCTTTTCTATATAGGGGATATTTTTCCCATTTTGGAGGAATTATCAGATAGTTTGGAataaaatctctcttttctctcgtCTATTTCTCATCCCTGTTTTCTAGAACTCTGTTGAGTTCTGCTCGAGCAAGCTGTTCAAGAGCAATTCTTCTCATTTTCTCTTTAGGTGAGCTCATCTTCTTTCTATTTTCGGTCTAATCTACAGAGGTCGTAacattggtatcagagcatcGTCCCTTGGATATGTGAATATGGGCGATCACAACACTCGAATGCATGAGTTGAGGAAGGAAGTCGATAGCCTCAAGGGCTCGATCGAAGTAGTTACATCTTTTGTATCAGAACTACAGAAATCTGTGGACAATCGAGTAGCTCAGGCTATGGATGAAATTAAGAAGTTGATAGTGGGGAATTTGCAACTGGAGTTCAAAACCATGAGGAACCTGTGGAAAATGAAAGGCCAGATGTGGTAGGCCATCATCCTAGAGGCCATCAACATCCTAATCGTGAGTACCACACTGAATTTCCTGTTTTCGATGGGGTAGGGTTGAAGGATTGGTTGTACAAATGTGAGGAGATCTTTGTGTACGAGGAAATACCTGAGGATTCTAAGGTGCGAGCCGTTTCGTGCAAGCTGGAAGGCAGAGCACTACAATGGCATCAATCTTACATGAAGCACATGATGACTAGAGATTGGCCTCGTTGGGGTGAGTATGTAGCATGCTTATACGCCGGATTGGATCTGAACTTTTTGATGATCCCATGGGAGATCTCAAGGATCTAAGACAGGTAAGTTCAGTACAAGACTATGTTGATTTGTTTGATGAACTGCTAACTAGGGTGGAATTATCAGAAGAATATGTTGTTAGTTGCTTTATTAGGGGATTGAAACCAGAAATTGGGTTTCCCGTTAAAATGTTAGCACCTAGGACTTTAGCTAAGGCAATTAGTCTAGCTAAAATTCAGGAACAGACCTTGGTAGTACAGAAGCAAGTTTTTATGACCACCACAGTCCCATCCTATTCAACCAAAAACCTCCAAAAACTCCTTTCTAACTTTCAATTTTCTCAACCTTATGCCCCTACCAAATTCACCCAACCTTCCAATAAAACACCACATAACCATACCCCATCCCTAAAACCTACCTACAGAAATGCCAAGAGATTGACTCCTGCTGAAATGGAGGAGAGAAGGAGTAAAGGCCTATGTTACAATTGTGATGAGAAGTATAGCTTTGGGCATGTATGTAAGAATAAGAGGCAATTGTTTTCTATGAAGGCGGAGGAAGGAATAGAAGAGGTGGAGTTGGAAGAGGAAGTGATGTTTGATCCAGCACAATTGTTAACAATGATAGGCCAAGGGTTAGAGACTGATGCTGAGGGATCCATTTTACCTCATGTCTCAGTCCATGCCATAAATGGATTACATGACTTCAGAACTATGAGGGTAGCTGTATCAGTTAAGGGCAAGGCTGTACAGGTTCTAATTGATACTGGTAGCACCCACAATTTTTTGGACCTTAACATTGTCAAGAAGTTGGGATGTGTCTTGACATCTATATCTCCTTTTGATGTATCTGTTGCTGATGGAAAAAGGATGCAAAGTAATTATATCTGTAAGAAGTTGGTTTGGAAAATGCAGGGTGTTTCTTTTGATTCTGATATGTTGGTGCTACCAATAGGGGATTGTAGTATGGTTTTGGGAATCCAATGGCTAATCACACTAGGTGACATTATGTGGAATTTCAAGAAACTTCGAATGGAATTCAGCATCATGGGACATAAAGTATCATTGAGAGAGATCCAACCTCCTGCAACTAAGATGATTCCACATACCAGCATGAACAAACTACTAGCCAAGCCTGCAAAATTGTGTATGAGCTTCTTTACATTGTGGGGTTATTCTTGGAAAGTCAGCAACAAGGAGTGGAGGTTAGCTTCTTTACATTGTAAGGGTTGCCAAAGGAACCAAGTATGAGCTGGAATCTGCAAGTTATATTGCAAAAGTACAGTGATTTGTTTGAGGAACCAACACAACTCCCTCCCTCTAGATCACATGACCACAGGATTACCTTGAAGGAAGGGAGACCCTATCAACATCAGGCCCTACTGGTATCCTAATATTCAGAAAAATGAGATTGAGAAGATGGTGAATGAAATGCTAGCTTTTGGTATTATCAGGCCCAGTACTAGCCCCTATTCTTCTCCTATTGTGAtggtaaagaagaaggatggatcatgACGATTATGTGTGGATTACAGGGAACTAAACAGCTGCACAGTAAAGGATAAATTCCCTATCCCTGTGATTAAAGAATTGCTGGATGAGCTACATGGTGCCAAATACTTCTCTAAGCTAGATTTAAggtcaggttaccatcaaattaGAATGTTTGAACCAGACATTCCTAAAACTGCATTTAGAACTCATTATGACCATTATGAATTCTTGGTTATGCCTTTTGGATTAACAAATGCTCCCTCTATTTTTCAAAGCCTAATGAACCAGATCTTTCATGATTATCTCAGAAAATTTATCCTAGTCTTttttgatgacatcttgatatatAATCAGAACTGGGAGGATCATTTGTTACATTTGGAGGAAGCTTTCAAGGTCCTTAGGATCCATACTTTGTACATTAAACAAAGTAAATGTGCTTTTGGGGTCACACAGATTGACTATGTAGGTCACATCATTTCTGAGCATGGTGTAGCTATGGACCAGCACAAGGTTCAGGGAGTGTTAGATTGGCCATTACCTACCTCTATTAAGGGGATAAAAGGGTTCCTAGGATTGATAGGCTACTATAGGAGGTTCATCAAGGGATATGGAATCATTGTTAGGCCTCTCAATGATCTGCTCAAAAAGGGTAACTTTCAGTGGAACCCTACAACAACTACTGCATTCCAAGATCTGAAACTAGCTATCACTTCAGCTCTTGTGTTAGCTCTTCCAGATTTTTCAAAAGAATTCACAGTGGAAACTGATGCTTCAGGTGGAGGAATTAGAGCTGTGTTGGCACAAGACAACAAGCCAATTGCTTTTTTCAGCAAGGGGTTATCAGACAAGAATAAAGCATTGTATGTCTATGAAAGGGAACTTTTGGCACTAGTTTTTGCTGTGCAAAAGTGGAGGCCATATCTGCTTGGCCCTTCATCATCAAAACCAACCATCACAGTCTCAAATACTTATTGGAGCAAAGAATTACCACTCCCAGTCAACAGAAGTGGCTAGTCAAACTACTTGGCTATGATTATTCTATAGCTTACAAGAAGGGCAAGGAGAACATTGTGGATGATGCTTTATCCAGAAAAGAAGAGTCCATCCAACTCTATAGCATCTTAGGTGTCAATTCAGATCTCTTAGACAAAGTAAAGCATCATGGAGGCAAGATCCTACACTTCAGCACATTATCCAATCCATTCAAGATGGACATGCTGACAAACCTTATTACAGGTTCCCCAATGGAGTCCTAAGCAGGAAGAACAAATTGTTGGTGGGAGTTGATGCTACAGTCAGAAACCAACTTATTTCCTTTTACCATGATAGCTTTATGGTGGCCACTCTGGCatcacaacaactttaaaaagGCTCAAACAGGATTTTTAATGAAAAAAGATGAAGCAGGATGTCTATCCTTATATAAGAGCATGTGATGTATGTCAAAAATGAAAAAGTGACAATGCAGCCTATCCTGGTCTCGTTCAGCCTCTCCCCATACCTGATAAGGTATGGTAAGATATCTCAATGGATTTTATTGAGGGACTCCCAAAAGCTGCTGGCAAGGAGGTGATCTTTGTGGTGGTTGATAGATTGAGCAAGGCTGCTCACTTCATGCCCCTTAAACACCCTTATACTGCCTTAGATGTAGCTCAGTTGTTCATGGATTAGGTATTCAAACTACATGGAATGCCTAAATCAATAATATCTGACAGAGATGTTGTCTTTACAAGCAAATTTTGGAAAGAGTTATTTCGATTGCAGAAGGTATCACTACTAACTTCCACTGGTTACCACCCTCAGACAGATGGTCAAACTGAGGTTGTTAACAGATGCTTGGAATGCTACCTTAGATGCATGACATTTGAAAAACTCAAGTCTTGGCCCCAATGATTACCTTTAGCTGAATGGTGGTACAACATAACTTATCATTCCAGCATAAACATGACTCCATATGAAGCAGTTTATGGCCAAAAACCTCCTCCCTTGCTCCCTTACATGAGTTTTGATTCTTAGCTGGATGTGGTCGACAGGAGTCTTCAAGCTAGAGAAGCCACTATGCGATTGTTGAAGTTTCAATTGGAGAAGGCTCAAAATAGAATGAAGGTTCAAGCTGATAAACACAGAACTGACAGGACATATTCCATTGGTGATTGGGTTTATGTTAAACTATAGCCTTACAGACAACTATCTCTTAAACAACATGGGTTTCAAAAGCTCTCCTCCAAATATTTTGGCCCTTTCCAAATTCTTTCTAGGGTGGGATCTGTAGCTTACACCTTGGACCTCTCTGCTGGTACCAAGATCCACTCTACTTTCCACATCTCCCAGCTGAAGAGGAAGATAGGATCTCACTCAGCCTCAGTCACTTTACCTGTAGTACTCTCAGAGGATGGTCATGTCTTGCTAGAACCTGAAGCCATACTTGATCGACGGATGATTCAGAAGAATGGGAGAGTTGTTTCCCAAGTTTTAGTCAAGTGGTTTAACGCAACCCCGGAGGATAGCACATGGGAAGAATACCACGACCTCAAGCATCGATTTCCCCAATTCAATCCTTGAGGACAAGGATTATTTGAAGGGGGGAGTATTGTTACGATTCTAAAAGTCTAAAAGAAGCCTCTTTCCAATTCAACTCAATTCATTGTAATAGTTGTTAGTTGTTGATCATTAGCTGTTGGCTGTTAGTTAGTTACAATTCACGTGACTAGCACGCGCGCAGGAATAAGCAACTGTTGGGATCTAAAAGTTAGTTATAACTAACTTTCCCACCTTTTCTATATAGGGGATATTTTTCCCATTTTGGAGGAATTATCAGATAGTTTGGAataaaatctctcttttctctcttctatttctCATCCCTGTTTTTCAGAACTCTATTGAGTTCTACTCGAGCAAGCTGTTCAAGAGCAATTCTTCTCATTTGCTCTTTAGGTGAGCtcatcttctttctcttttcGGTCTAATCTAGAGACGTCGTAACATTCTGAGTTTGCACTCGTGAAGAATCATAAAATTTCTACTTAGTTGTAGGGTTTTTGAGATCACTGTACGGTAAAGGGATTTTTCCTCTAGTTTCAAGCTGAGTTCTTGCAATTGGTTTCCCTCAAGGTTTGAGCTCTTTTTATAGTTAATTCGCGCTTATTGTTTAATGACGACTTATATCtcaaattttaataaataataattaattgACGGCTTAATTTGGTAGATAATATAGCATAATAGTAGTATTTATATTCCTGAAGATTTTTGTTCTAGAGTGCATCCATGAGAGAGAACGGTCAGTTAAGGTGGGAA contains:
- the LOC138885340 gene encoding uncharacterized protein, with the translated sequence MLIRRIGSELFDDPMGDLKDLRQVSSVQDYVDLFDELLTRVELSEEYVVSCFIRGLKPEIGFPVKMLAPRTLAKAISLAKIQEQTLVVQKQVFMTTTVPSYSTKNLQKLLSNFQFSQPYAPTKFTQPSNKTPHNHTPSLKPTYRNAKRLTPAEMEERRSKGLCYNCDEKYSFGHVCKNKRQLFSMKAEEGIEEVELEEEVMFDPAQLLTMIGQGLETDAEGSILPHVSVHAINGLHDFRTMRVAVSVKGKAVQVLIDTGSTHNFLDLNIVKKLGCVLTSISPFDVSVADGKRMQSNYICKKLVWKMQGVSFDSDMLVLPIGDCSMVLGIQWLITLGDIMWNFKKLRMEFSIMGHKVSLREIQPPATKMIPHTSMNKLLAKPAKLCMSFFTLWGYSWKVSNKEWRELNSCTVKDKFPIPVIKELLDELHGAKYFSKLDLRSGYHQIRMFEPDIPKTAFRTHYDHYEFLVMPFGLTNAPSIFQSLMNQIFHDYLRKFILVFFDDILIYNQNWEDHLLHLEEAFKVLRIHTLYIKQSKCAFGVTQIDYVGHIISEHGVAMDQHKVQGVLDWPLPTSIKGIKGFLGLIGYYRRFIKGYGIIVRPLNDLLKKGNFQWNPTTTTAFQDLKLAITSALVLALPDFSKEFTVETDASGGGIRAVLAQDNKPIAFFSKGLSDKNKALYVYERELLALVFAVQKWRPYLLGPSSSKPTITVSNTYWSKELPLPVNRSG